In Pseudovibrio brasiliensis, the following are encoded in one genomic region:
- a CDS encoding phage tail tape measure protein yields MRKIETQLNLRVVSNMTREFQKTTGASAQAAKKFSEPWVREVKTLNSKMNQLGDFRKLEGQLDSLKNKTKAAYDTLSGRREQLAGLNSQAALLAGSYEAASERVRQLADRMQRLKAEQAETSKQLASNQAARKALEQQMRAAKKAKEPIDGLKAAIAELKAEEQGLKATRAAQKEQLTALNAETKEAGQEAKTLSKQLASTTREVKKVGRAYDQAEEGAEKLSRETRKVSKSLTDMKNGLRSAGMNVKDLTAEERKLAVAMDKTSEAIDAQNTKLNQQRQAAQVREQKQQAMKGKAVKAAAVGAGGAAAFYGSQRALRAMYNPVDVAIDVEDAFAGVKAKTSFENEEEEKKFKQATIDKSTQIAMPLTELFALQEEGSGAGIAKEDLMRFTELAGKTGVAFDLDGGLTGKVLAKTKTALGTDLEGLTDYVDAVNHLSNKTSSQAPDLLNYFSRVAGRFGKAGFTQNQTLALGSSMIASNFAPEVVATTFKNVINTLTGADTLSKDKREAFDEIGMDPVQVAKDMQVDAFGTLLKVVEKLGGVEEYRRLAIENKLFGQEAAAFGGLTANVQLLKDTYKLVQNDGQYDPNNDYAGYKGSAEAEFKSRSATTKNELQLLSNEMYALKAQFGETMLPVVRAVSKSIREFLAPLRDWVRENPDQAKLAGTIAAVVAGLVAVGGALTALVATATVAALGLRMATGTLRGRRAAGVLSEVLLGGGVESSGRKTGTSVKGKKGLWGSFSGFLGKAGRLAGTLSGALAYKEVAEAASNGLDWGVGKIIPAHAEAGQKADLLQQKQEEYWASRDDWWQRYNPLAETPKELTAIRDQIYGPRETKTQNAFTGDLATAKEKLAFIDNKIAKVKGTPLEASQLMTLNRARDQLTQSIAKLEKELQASQIAQALQQKADQIKAVAVQLATPQAKPVPAFARGGITGRGPALVGENGPEYIWTNKGQYVSNNNQLKQIRALAASAAIAMPLGLSLPQPPAQAALFTPPSVQLQGAGSSARSVPLVGELHVHISGGGGKDARALGKDVGRETVKAIRQYHSDGGI; encoded by the coding sequence ATGCGCAAGATTGAAACCCAACTGAATTTGCGCGTGGTCTCCAACATGACCCGCGAGTTTCAAAAGACCACGGGTGCAAGCGCTCAGGCCGCTAAGAAGTTTTCAGAACCCTGGGTGCGAGAGGTGAAAACCCTCAACAGCAAGATGAACCAGCTTGGTGACTTCAGGAAGCTGGAAGGCCAGCTGGACAGCCTGAAGAATAAAACCAAAGCAGCTTATGACACGCTCTCAGGACGGCGTGAGCAGCTGGCTGGCTTGAACAGTCAGGCGGCATTACTGGCCGGATCTTATGAGGCGGCAAGTGAGCGCGTGAGGCAGCTTGCTGACCGCATGCAGCGCCTTAAAGCTGAGCAGGCTGAAACCAGCAAACAGCTGGCGAGCAATCAGGCAGCGCGCAAAGCTCTGGAACAGCAGATGCGGGCGGCGAAAAAAGCCAAAGAGCCGATTGATGGTCTGAAAGCGGCCATTGCTGAGTTAAAGGCAGAAGAGCAGGGCCTAAAAGCAACTCGGGCTGCGCAGAAAGAACAGCTGACTGCGCTCAATGCTGAAACCAAAGAAGCCGGGCAGGAAGCTAAAACCCTTTCCAAGCAGCTTGCCAGCACCACACGCGAAGTGAAGAAAGTTGGCCGGGCTTATGACCAGGCCGAGGAGGGCGCTGAAAAGCTCTCCAGAGAGACAAGGAAGGTTTCCAAGTCTCTTACAGATATGAAAAACGGCCTGCGCTCAGCTGGCATGAACGTGAAGGACCTGACAGCAGAAGAGCGTAAGCTTGCTGTGGCCATGGACAAAACCAGTGAAGCGATCGATGCGCAAAATACCAAGTTAAATCAGCAGCGTCAGGCTGCTCAGGTGCGCGAGCAAAAACAGCAAGCTATGAAGGGCAAAGCTGTTAAGGCAGCAGCTGTTGGTGCTGGTGGGGCTGCGGCTTTCTATGGCAGCCAAAGAGCTTTGCGGGCGATGTACAACCCGGTTGATGTTGCAATTGATGTAGAAGATGCCTTTGCGGGCGTGAAAGCCAAGACCTCCTTTGAAAATGAGGAGGAAGAGAAGAAGTTCAAACAGGCGACGATTGACAAGTCGACGCAGATTGCCATGCCTTTGACTGAACTGTTCGCCTTGCAGGAAGAGGGCAGTGGAGCTGGCATTGCCAAGGAGGATTTGATGCGTTTTACCGAGCTTGCCGGTAAAACAGGTGTGGCATTCGATCTTGATGGCGGGCTGACAGGTAAAGTTCTGGCAAAGACGAAAACTGCTTTAGGTACGGATCTTGAAGGGCTGACGGACTATGTGGATGCAGTGAACCATCTTTCAAATAAGACATCATCCCAAGCTCCTGACCTGCTGAATTACTTCTCTCGAGTTGCAGGTAGGTTTGGGAAAGCAGGCTTTACCCAAAATCAAACCCTAGCGCTTGGCTCCTCCATGATAGCCAGCAACTTTGCGCCGGAAGTCGTCGCTACTACATTTAAGAATGTGATCAATACTTTGACCGGTGCTGACACCTTAAGCAAGGATAAGAGGGAGGCCTTTGATGAAATCGGCATGGACCCTGTCCAGGTTGCCAAGGATATGCAGGTTGACGCTTTTGGTACTTTGCTCAAGGTGGTTGAAAAGCTGGGAGGCGTGGAAGAATACCGCCGCTTGGCGATTGAAAATAAGTTGTTTGGTCAGGAAGCAGCTGCGTTTGGAGGCTTGACTGCGAATGTCCAGCTCCTGAAAGACACCTACAAGCTCGTGCAAAATGATGGCCAGTATGATCCCAATAACGACTATGCAGGTTACAAAGGATCGGCGGAAGCTGAGTTTAAATCTCGCTCAGCGACAACCAAAAACGAGCTGCAACTACTTTCCAATGAGATGTATGCGCTCAAAGCGCAATTTGGTGAAACCATGCTGCCGGTTGTTCGGGCAGTCTCCAAGAGTATCCGTGAGTTCCTCGCCCCATTGCGTGACTGGGTGCGCGAAAATCCGGATCAGGCCAAACTTGCAGGCACGATAGCAGCTGTTGTGGCTGGCTTGGTTGCTGTGGGCGGTGCTCTGACTGCGCTTGTGGCAACAGCAACGGTTGCAGCGCTTGGCTTGAGGATGGCGACGGGTACTCTCAGAGGACGCCGTGCTGCAGGTGTTCTGAGTGAGGTGCTGCTGGGAGGCGGTGTAGAGAGCAGCGGTAGAAAGACCGGTACATCTGTAAAAGGGAAAAAAGGCCTTTGGGGCTCATTTAGTGGTTTTCTTGGTAAGGCAGGAAGGCTAGCCGGGACTTTGTCTGGTGCACTTGCCTATAAAGAAGTTGCTGAAGCAGCTAGTAATGGACTTGATTGGGGCGTTGGCAAAATCATCCCAGCGCATGCTGAAGCCGGTCAGAAGGCGGATCTGCTTCAACAAAAGCAGGAGGAGTATTGGGCCTCGCGCGATGATTGGTGGCAACGTTATAATCCGCTGGCTGAAACGCCAAAAGAACTGACTGCAATACGCGATCAGATCTATGGACCGCGTGAAACCAAAACCCAGAATGCTTTCACCGGAGATCTGGCGACAGCCAAGGAAAAGCTCGCGTTCATTGACAACAAGATTGCCAAGGTGAAGGGCACACCTTTAGAGGCGTCTCAGCTCATGACCTTAAACAGGGCACGTGACCAGCTGACACAATCCATTGCTAAACTGGAAAAGGAGTTGCAAGCCTCTCAGATTGCTCAGGCTCTGCAACAAAAGGCAGACCAGATTAAAGCGGTGGCCGTGCAATTGGCCACACCTCAGGCTAAACCTGTGCCGGCTTTTGCAAGAGGCGGCATCACGGGCCGTGGGCCTGCGCTGGTTGGAGAAAACGGGCCGGAATACATCTGGACCAATAAAGGCCAGTATGTTTCCAACAACAATCAGCTAAAGCAAATCCGAGCGCTTGCGGCTTCCGCTGCAATTGCAATGCCCCTTGGTTTATCATTGCCTCAACCGCCTGCTCAAGCTGCCTTGTTCACTCCGCCATCTGTTCAGCTGCAAGGAGCTGGCAGCTCAGCGCGAAGTGTGCCGCTGGTTGGTGAGCTTCATGTGCATATATCTGGTGGAGGTGGCAAAGATGCTCGCGCTCTGGGTAAGGATGTAGGCCGTGAGACCGTGAAGGCTATCCGCCAATATCATTCTGACGGTGGCATTTAA
- a CDS encoding phage tail protein — translation MAGPIPMALGPFMFHAHGFGYTELERTLETQWATLETAGRMDAQQWTGPGSETIRINGVLFPQEFGGQTTLDGVRLAARQGVPLMLVSIGGRVFGSHTIQGVEETQSLHNRIGMPAQNEYSIELLAYPDSFFNVIGAVASIF, via the coding sequence ATGGCTGGACCAATTCCCATGGCGCTTGGGCCGTTCATGTTCCACGCGCACGGCTTTGGCTACACCGAGCTTGAGCGGACGTTAGAGACCCAGTGGGCAACTTTGGAAACTGCCGGGCGCATGGATGCCCAGCAGTGGACAGGACCAGGCTCTGAAACCATCCGTATCAATGGTGTTCTGTTCCCGCAAGAGTTTGGCGGGCAAACAACACTTGATGGTGTGCGCCTTGCTGCCAGGCAGGGTGTGCCTTTGATGTTGGTTTCTATTGGTGGGCGGGTGTTTGGCTCTCACACAATCCAAGGGGTGGAGGAGACCCAAAGCCTTCACAACCGGATCGGTATGCCGGCGCAAAATGAATACTCCATCGAGCTGCTGGCTTATCCCGACAGCTTTTTTAATGTGATTGGGGCAGTCGCTTCGATCTTCTGA
- a CDS encoding tail protein X, whose amino-acid sequence MAELIEVDMDRPLDLICSRYYGHTKGSVEAVLNKNEHLVGLARMVPRGTKISMPVLGQNGTATTLKLWD is encoded by the coding sequence ATGGCGGAACTGATTGAAGTGGACATGGATCGTCCGTTGGACTTGATCTGCTCGCGATATTACGGACACACAAAAGGCAGCGTTGAAGCGGTGCTGAACAAGAATGAGCATCTTGTGGGCCTTGCCCGGATGGTGCCGCGTGGAACGAAAATCTCCATGCCGGTACTAGGCCAGAACGGAACAGCAACCACTCTCAAGCTCTGGGATTAG
- a CDS encoding phage late control D family protein, giving the protein MRPIVKVSIDGKPVSGLFLERLISIRVVDQEGTRSDTVDLELEDGPPFVELPKPKAKIKVWMGYATSGLVYKGEYTASEVEVQCLPYLLNVPGTGADVTEELKTQKERHFDNKSVKDIVKQLAGEHGLKPVIDDGIAGHVYEWLGQQSESDMHFLERLARRHGALFAIKDGRLVFAEKGTGKSASGKVLPVQTIIPTQIIEGSCRVRFGDRGRYKTIKAYYQDPNKARRVGVEAQGDKDGKGTYKIRETFSSESEAREAAKARAKELLRGETAASVSIEGRPDFLAGQPFSFAGVRAGVDGLEFIAESVTHSYSKGGGLLTEIEGKAKAGTH; this is encoded by the coding sequence ATGCGGCCAATCGTGAAAGTTTCCATAGACGGCAAACCAGTCTCCGGTTTGTTTTTGGAGCGTTTGATTTCTATTCGTGTGGTGGACCAGGAAGGAACGCGATCAGATACCGTTGATCTGGAACTGGAAGATGGGCCGCCCTTTGTGGAGCTGCCAAAACCAAAAGCCAAGATCAAGGTTTGGATGGGCTATGCAACCAGCGGTCTGGTCTACAAAGGAGAGTATACGGCCAGCGAAGTTGAAGTGCAGTGCCTGCCGTACCTCCTCAACGTGCCAGGAACTGGCGCGGATGTGACTGAGGAGCTGAAGACCCAGAAAGAGCGCCACTTCGACAACAAGTCCGTCAAAGACATTGTAAAGCAGCTTGCCGGTGAACATGGTCTGAAGCCAGTCATTGATGATGGTATTGCTGGCCACGTTTATGAGTGGCTTGGTCAGCAAAGTGAATCGGACATGCACTTTCTGGAGCGGCTTGCCCGCCGTCATGGAGCGCTCTTTGCGATCAAGGATGGCCGTCTTGTTTTTGCTGAAAAAGGCACCGGCAAAAGTGCAAGCGGCAAAGTACTGCCGGTTCAAACCATAATCCCAACCCAGATCATTGAAGGATCGTGCCGGGTTCGGTTTGGCGATCGTGGCCGCTACAAAACAATCAAGGCGTACTATCAGGATCCAAACAAAGCCCGCCGCGTTGGTGTTGAAGCACAGGGTGATAAGGACGGGAAGGGGACTTACAAGATCCGTGAGACCTTCAGCTCTGAAAGTGAGGCAAGAGAAGCGGCCAAAGCGCGGGCCAAAGAGCTGTTGCGAGGAGAAACAGCCGCATCAGTCTCCATTGAAGGCAGACCAGATTTCCTTGCCGGGCAACCTTTCTCCTTTGCGGGTGTTCGCGCTGGCGTGGATGGGCTGGAGTTCATCGCTGAAAGTGTCACTCATTCTTATTCAAAGGGCGGCGGTTTGCTGACAGAAATTGAGGGTAAAGCCAAGGCTGGCACTCACTAA
- a CDS encoding D-Ala-D-Ala carboxypeptidase family metallohydrolase — translation MNITELESVEGFAAFCEGLNLRHFSPHELLSKGQTHETRGHRGFGLNTEPPPELWPNIIPAITMADRMREHFGRPVVILSAYRSAAYNAAIGGASRSQHLKFAALDLSCPGITPQACFDWLSIQRDCGTFCGGLGLYRSFIHVDGRGTNATWNNT, via the coding sequence ATGAACATCACTGAACTTGAGAGCGTGGAGGGCTTTGCCGCCTTCTGCGAAGGTCTCAATCTGCGCCATTTTTCTCCCCATGAGCTGCTGAGCAAGGGGCAAACGCATGAGACCCGTGGGCATCGCGGGTTTGGCCTCAACACCGAACCACCTCCAGAGCTCTGGCCTAATATTATCCCCGCCATCACGATGGCTGATAGAATGAGAGAACACTTCGGGCGACCGGTTGTCATTCTCTCCGCCTACCGCTCTGCTGCCTATAACGCGGCTATTGGTGGAGCCTCCCGCAGCCAGCACCTGAAGTTTGCCGCGCTGGATCTGAGCTGTCCTGGCATCACCCCGCAAGCCTGTTTTGACTGGCTCAGCATCCAGCGCGATTGCGGCACGTTCTGCGGCGGCCTCGGCCTTTATCGCAGTTTCATCCATGTGGACGGGCGTGGCACCAACGCCACCTGGAACAACACCTGA